A section of the Echeneis naucrates chromosome 12, fEcheNa1.1, whole genome shotgun sequence genome encodes:
- the lrrtm4l1 gene encoding leucine rich repeat transmembrane neuronal 4 like 1 — translation MGPLLCDGRLTHLLFPLLLLLRAPLLLSFGERTCPNSCRCEGKTVHCDSSGFIDVPENITIGCQGLSLRYNELHTLLPYQFAHLGQLLWIYLDHNQISAVDSRAFQGVRRLKELILSSNRITSLHNSTFHGIPNLRSLDLSYNKLEILQPGQFHGLRKLQNLHLRSNGLSNIPIRAFLECRSLEFLDLGYNRIKALTRTTFLGLQKLMELHLEHNQFSRINFFLFPRLANLRSLYLQWNRIRVVNQGLPWTWYTLQKLDLSGNEIQTLDPAVFHCLPNLQVLNLESNKLSNVSQEAVSAWISLTSISLAGNMWDCGTGICPLVAWLRNFRGSKDTTMICSNPKYLQGEKIMEATRNHGICEETDYVLTETPSPTSELISEATAEPTFAPTSSSPPMPPSSTFGPLPSFRPRPIPHPTFPGHISKNPKDSVSRTRPTQLPPPEIEHMTLHKVVVGSVALFFTMSLILTIIYVLWRRYPGATRLLQQRSMVGRKRRKKSPEPEQNLSSQLQEYYMSYNPAATPEALEVLGNGTGSCTCTISGSRECESEYTCPRPLPGAWLGDVPTIH, via the coding sequence gTCCCCTGCTGTGTGATGGCCGATTGACAcacctcctctttcctctccttctcctcttgcGGGCTCCTCTGCTGTTAAGCTTTGGTGAGCGCACCTGCCCCAATAGCTGCCGATGCGAGGGGAAAACTGTCCACTGTGATTCCTCTGGATTCATCGATGTCCCTGAAAATATCACAATTGGCTGCCAAGGTCTATCCCTGCGCTACAATGAACTGCACACCCTGCTACCATATCAATTTGCCCACCTCGGCCAGCTTCTCTGGATATACTTGGACCATAATCAGATTTCAGCTGTTGACAGCCGAGCGTTTCAAGGGGTCCGCAGGCTCAAAGAGCTGATACTGAGCTCCAACAGGATCACATCTCTGCACAATTCGACATTCCACGGGATCCCCAACCTTCGTAGTCTGGACTTGTCCTATAACAAATTGGAAATTCTCCAACCAGGTCAATTCCATGGCTTACGAAAACTGCAAAACCTACACCTACGCTCAAATGGTCTTTCCAACATCCCAATACGAGCGTTTCTTGAGTGCCGAAGTTTGGAGTTTCTTGATCTGGGCTATAATCGAATCAAAGCTCTTACCCGCACCACCTTCTTGGGCTTACAGAAGCTGATGGAGCTGCACCTGGAGCACAACCAGTTCTCAAGGATcaacttttttctctttccacgCTTAGCAAATCTGAGATCACTGTATCTACAGTGGAACCGCATTAGGGTGGTTAACCAGGGCCTTCCATGGACTTGGTATACACTGCAGAAACTTGATCTGTCAGGAAATGAAATCCAGACCCTGGACCCAGCTGTGTTTCACTGCTTGCCCAACCTTCAAGTCCTCAACCTGGAATCCAACAAATTGTCCAATGTGTCCCAGGAGGCGGTGTCAGCATGGATCTCACTGACGTCCATCAGCCTTGCTGGGAACATGTGGGATTGCGGAACTGGCATATGCCCCCTCGTGGCTTGGTTGAGGAATTTCAGGGGAAGCAAGGACACCACCATGATATGCAGCAATCCAAAATATCTCCAGGGAGAAAAAATTATGGAGGCTACGAGAAACCATGGGATTTGTGAGGAGACTGATTATGTTCTGACTGAAACACCTTCACCAACATCAGAGCTAATTTCTGAAGCCACTGCGGAGCCAACCTTTGCCCCGACCAGCAGCTCCCCACCAATGCCTCCAAGCAGCACCTTTGGTCCTCTCCCGTCATTCAGACCTCGACCTATTCCTCATCCTACCTTTCCGGGGCATATAAGCAAAAACCCTAAAGACTCAGTTTCACGCACTCGACCCACTCAACTACCACCACCAGAGATCGAGCACATGACTCTGCACAAAGTGGTGGTCGGCAGTGTGGCACTCTTCTTCACCATGTCCCTAATCTTGACAATTATCTATGTGTTGTGGCGGCGCTACCCGGGTGCAACCAGATTGCTGCAACAGCGATCCATGGTGGGCCGGAAGCGCCGCAAAAAGAGTCCAGAACCAGAGCAGAACCTGAGCTCCCAGCTCCAAGAGTATTACATGAGCTACAACCCTGCTGCCACACCAGAAGCATTGGAGGTGCTGGGCAATGGCACTGGATCCTGCACTTGCACAATTTCTGGCTCCAGGGAGTGTGAG